One window from the genome of Lutra lutra chromosome X, mLutLut1.2, whole genome shotgun sequence encodes:
- the LOC125091285 gene encoding LOW QUALITY PROTEIN: cytochrome c oxidase subunit 8A, mitochondrial-like (The sequence of the model RefSeq protein was modified relative to this genomic sequence to represent the inferred CDS: substituted 2 bases at 2 genomic stop codons): MSILTPLLLRGLAGLAWRLLVLCAXIHSKPPXEQLRTMDVAIGLTSCFLCFLLPLGWVLSHLESYKK; this comes from the coding sequence ATGTCCATACTGACACCACTGCTGCTGAGGGGTCTGGCAGGCCTAGCCTGGAGGCTCCTGGTGCTGTGTGCCTAGATCCACTCCAAGCCACCATGAGAGCAGCTCAGGACCATGGATGTTGCCATTGGGCTCACTTCCTGCTTCCTGTGTTTCCTCCTGCCATTGGGCTGGGTTCTGTCACATCTGGAGAGCTACAAGAAGTGA